In Bacillota bacterium, one genomic interval encodes:
- the ruvA gene encoding Holliday junction branch migration protein RuvA: protein MIALLKGRIITQDENAVVLDVNGVGYQLNLSGAALDLANKSSDQVVLHTHMHVKDDGIDLYGFASADEKKLFQKIITVSGMGCKTALNILKTMRAEQFVTAIALGDRSALTKVSGIGKKTAERLILELKDDFADVYADLSAAESEIPPLVATDIVNDALSALSALGFSYVEAESMIRTAQAELGETDDLQGLLKAALAAVGKRGRA from the coding sequence ATGATTGCATTGCTGAAGGGCAGAATTATCACTCAAGATGAAAATGCCGTGGTACTTGACGTTAATGGGGTTGGCTATCAGCTGAATCTCAGCGGCGCAGCATTAGATCTAGCCAATAAAAGCAGCGATCAGGTTGTTCTGCATACCCATATGCATGTAAAAGACGATGGGATCGACTTATATGGATTTGCTTCTGCCGATGAAAAGAAACTGTTTCAAAAAATTATCACAGTATCGGGCATGGGATGCAAAACGGCGTTGAATATTTTAAAAACAATGAGGGCAGAACAGTTTGTGACTGCGATCGCCCTTGGAGATCGCAGTGCTTTGACTAAAGTTAGTGGGATCGGCAAGAAAACAGCCGAACGGCTAATTTTAGAGTTAAAGGATGACTTTGCCGATGTATATGCAGATCTGAGCGCAGCAGAAAGTGAAATTCCCCCGCTAGTCGCCACAGATATTGTCAATGATGCGCTGTCTGCCCTGTCAGCTCTGGGCTTTAGTTATGTTGAAGCCGAATCCATGATCCGCACAGCTCAGGCAGAGCTTGGAGAAACCGA
- the ruvC gene encoding crossover junction endodeoxyribonuclease RuvC, producing the protein MIILGIDPGTAITGYGVIQTDRRRSLKVLGYGAIRTSPQISMDRRLVQIYESVQSLIEEYGPDCLAIEELFFNRNVSTALTVGQARGVIILAAANRGLPVAEYTPLQVKQSVTGVGRAPKEQVGFMVRLLLGLDEIPRPDDVADALAVGICHAHNGLGWRDRK; encoded by the coding sequence ATGATTATATTAGGAATAGATCCCGGAACTGCCATTACAGGATATGGAGTAATTCAAACAGACCGCCGCCGCAGTCTTAAGGTTTTGGGCTACGGCGCAATTCGGACATCACCACAAATCAGCATGGACCGCCGATTAGTGCAGATCTATGAAAGTGTACAGAGCCTGATTGAAGAGTATGGTCCGGACTGTCTGGCGATTGAGGAGTTATTTTTTAATCGCAATGTGTCGACAGCCTTGACAGTTGGCCAAGCTCGCGGAGTTATTATTCTTGCAGCAGCAAACCGAGGTCTGCCAGTAGCTGAGTATACTCCTCTGCAGGTAAAACAGTCAGTAACCGGGGTCGGCAGAGCACCAAAAGAGCAGGTTGGGTTTATGGTTCGATTATTATTGGGATTAGATGAAATCCCGCGGCCTGATGATGTTGCCGATGCTTTAGCCGTGGGTATTTGTCATGCACATAATGGATTAGGATGGAGAGACAGAAAATGA
- a CDS encoding YebC/PmpR family DNA-binding transcriptional regulator, with translation MAGHSKWANIKHRKAAQDAKRGQMFTKFARQITVAVKEGGPDPEMNFRLRLAIDKARSVNMPNDNIERAIARGVGGQDGDNYEEIVYEGYGPNGVAIMMDVLTDNRNRTAGEVRHVLSKYGGNLGETGCVAWMFNKKGLIVIEKNNSIDEDELMMTALEAGADDIETEEDVYKIETDPSSFTEVKETLAEAGYEFLVAEVSMVPQNSVPISEEDSDTIERLIEALEELDDVQQVYTNYEIAD, from the coding sequence GTGGCAGGACATTCGAAATGGGCTAATATTAAGCACAGAAAAGCTGCCCAAGATGCTAAGCGCGGCCAGATGTTCACTAAGTTTGCCCGCCAGATTACAGTAGCTGTTAAGGAAGGCGGACCTGATCCTGAAATGAACTTCAGACTGCGGCTTGCGATTGACAAGGCGCGCAGTGTTAATATGCCGAATGATAATATTGAGCGTGCAATTGCAAGAGGCGTTGGGGGCCAGGATGGCGATAATTACGAAGAAATTGTTTATGAAGGCTACGGACCAAATGGTGTAGCTATTATGATGGATGTGCTGACAGACAACCGCAACCGCACTGCTGGTGAAGTGAGGCATGTCTTAAGCAAATATGGCGGTAACCTCGGTGAAACCGGTTGTGTTGCCTGGATGTTTAATAAAAAAGGCCTTATAGTTATTGAGAAAAATAACAGCATTGATGAGGACGAACTGATGATGACAGCCCTTGAAGCAGGTGCAGATGATATAGAGACTGAAGAGGATGTTTATAAGATTGAAACGGATCCCAGCAGTTTCACTGAAGTCAAAGAAACTCTTGCTGAGGCTGGTTATGAGTTTTTGGTAGCTGAAGTCAGTATGGTTCCCCAAAATTCAGTACCAATTTCAGAAGAGGATAGCGATACAATTGAACGTTTAATTGAAGCGCTGGAAGAGCTTGATGACGTCCAGCAGGTATACACTAACTATGAAATAGCAGATTAA
- a CDS encoding PrsW family intramembrane metalloprotease → MQLIIIVLASLIPGVLWVWYFRLKDKFEREPISHLIRAFLLGALMVGLAALLELPFKNWVLPDAPRLLQIAAAFGVIGLGEELLKALAVYLAVFNSSELDEPIDGIIYSAAAGIGFSVVENVLYSLTFGLSVAPARALIASLAHACFSGIFGVFIGRTKFSNKPVIELSRGLFYAALMHGLYDFILISQILSPLAAVALIVILYFILQHNIKRALRDSPFS, encoded by the coding sequence TTGCAGCTGATAATCATCGTGCTGGCGTCACTGATTCCAGGTGTATTATGGGTATGGTATTTTCGCCTGAAAGACAAATTTGAGCGCGAACCGATCAGTCACCTCATACGCGCATTTTTGCTGGGAGCTTTAATGGTAGGATTGGCAGCCCTGCTTGAGCTGCCTTTTAAGAATTGGGTACTTCCTGATGCTCCGCGCCTGCTGCAAATAGCAGCTGCGTTTGGCGTTATTGGTTTAGGAGAAGAGTTGCTAAAAGCTCTGGCTGTTTACTTAGCAGTCTTCAACAGTTCCGAACTAGACGAACCAATCGACGGAATAATCTACAGCGCGGCAGCGGGAATTGGATTTTCTGTAGTGGAAAATGTGCTTTACTCCCTCACCTTCGGACTCAGTGTTGCACCAGCTAGAGCCTTGATAGCCTCATTAGCCCATGCCTGCTTTTCCGGGATTTTTGGTGTATTTATTGGACGAACCAAATTCTCGAACAAGCCGGTTATTGAATTGAGCAGGGGTTTATTCTATGCGGCCTTAATGCATGGGCTGTATGACTTTATTCTTATTTCCCAAATTCTTTCTCCGCTTGCAGCTGTCGCTCTAATCGTGATCCTGTATTTTATTCTCCAGCATAACATTAAACGAGCCCTGCGCGATTCACCATTCAGCTAG
- a CDS encoding Neelaredoxin has translation MKKFADVLRSGDWKHEKHVPTIVAPESAKAGDEITITVHVGSDIAHPNTTEHHIRWIKICFQPDNDNFTYELADFQFTAHGECVAGPNEGPAYTEPKATTSIKLNQSGTIMALSYCNIHGLWENSQRIEIA, from the coding sequence ATGAAAAAATTTGCCGATGTTTTACGCAGTGGTGATTGGAAACACGAGAAGCATGTTCCCACCATTGTCGCTCCCGAATCTGCTAAAGCAGGCGACGAGATCACCATTACCGTCCATGTTGGTTCAGATATTGCCCACCCAAACACAACCGAGCATCATATTCGCTGGATTAAGATCTGCTTCCAACCGGATAACGATAACTTCACCTATGAGCTGGCAGATTTTCAGTTTACTGCTCATGGCGAGTGCGTAGCAGGACCAAATGAAGGTCCAGCTTACACTGAACCAAAAGCAACTACAAGCATCAAGCTGAATCAATCAGGGACCATTATGGCACTCAGCTACTGCAACATCCACGGATTGTGGGAAAACTCACAGAGAATCGAAATTGCATAG
- a CDS encoding undecaprenyldiphospho-muramoylpentapeptide beta-N-acetylglucosaminyltransferase, which produces MKKIILTGGGSAGHVTPNLALIPELEKRGWNVEYIGTHSGIERQLIGERVPYHPISAGKLRRYFDLQNFIDPFRVLKGVVDAYRILRRRKPKVIFSKGGFVSLPVAAAAKMLGIPVVLHESDFTPGLANKLAAPLAAHICLTFPETVKYVSQAKTTVTGNPIRRTLLDGSIQRGRETCGFDKSKPVILVMGGSLGAVRINQTVRQALPTLLKNYQIVHICGRGNIDPSIDLKGYRQFEYVAEELPDIFALADIVISRAGANALFELLTLKKPHILIPLSQQASRGDQILNAKSFAEQGFSLVLEEEQLTADSLTAAVDNLTLNKDRYLQAMSASKLTDAVSAVIEVIESTAKDKDLT; this is translated from the coding sequence ATGAAAAAGATCATTCTTACTGGCGGTGGCTCCGCCGGTCATGTTACTCCCAATTTGGCATTGATTCCTGAACTTGAAAAACGAGGGTGGAATGTTGAATATATTGGCACTCACAGCGGAATTGAGCGGCAGCTCATTGGTGAGCGTGTGCCTTACCATCCCATCAGCGCGGGGAAACTGCGTCGTTACTTCGATCTGCAGAATTTTATCGACCCATTCCGCGTCCTTAAAGGAGTAGTTGATGCCTATCGAATTCTCCGCCGCCGCAAACCTAAGGTTATTTTCAGTAAAGGCGGATTTGTATCACTGCCGGTTGCAGCAGCTGCAAAAATGCTGGGAATTCCAGTAGTGCTGCATGAGTCTGATTTCACTCCCGGGCTGGCAAATAAACTAGCAGCACCTTTAGCTGCCCATATATGCTTAACTTTCCCGGAAACAGTCAAATATGTGTCCCAGGCAAAAACTACCGTTACCGGCAATCCAATCCGCAGAACCCTGCTTGATGGCAGCATCCAGAGGGGAAGAGAAACCTGCGGTTTTGACAAGTCTAAACCTGTCATATTAGTTATGGGCGGAAGCTTAGGAGCGGTCAGGATTAATCAAACAGTGCGGCAGGCGCTGCCGACGCTTCTGAAAAACTATCAGATTGTCCATATCTGCGGTCGTGGAAACATTGATCCTAGTATCGATCTTAAAGGCTATCGCCAGTTTGAATATGTGGCAGAGGAACTTCCGGATATTTTTGCCCTGGCAGACATAGTTATTTCTCGAGCTGGAGCTAATGCTTTGTTTGAACTGCTCACCTTAAAAAAACCCCATATTTTAATTCCCCTTTCACAGCAGGCTAGTCGGGGAGATCAGATCTTAAATGCTAAATCCTTTGCAGAGCAGGGGTTCAGCCTAGTACTCGAAGAAGAGCAGCTGACCGCTGACTCGTTGACTGCCGCTGTTGACAATCTCACCCTTAATAAAGACCGCTATTTACAGGCGATGTCAGCAAGCAAGCTGACCGATGCGGTTTCAGCGGTGATTGAAGTAATTGAATCAACCGCGAAGGACAAAGACCTCACCTAG
- a CDS encoding MBL fold metallo-hydrolase, with translation MIKKKLEDHFGDVIQKARQGLGITPEMFSRDLGLTTAQTAAAEAGQWIPEPNIIEAIAAYLNLNPSNLKQFVKVTALPAPATINTEAVTCYVLYGELGEANCYVVKLKQHNACIIIDPGVKASRILHLIDQIGVNPMGILLTHSHKDHAHSLQAVREYFKTPVFPESITENELLSSIPPLQIWDTPGHTDDSRCYLLPDIIFVGDLLFAGSVGRASESNWQSHLSSARRVLTLPEAATICPGHGPVTTAAVESKINPFM, from the coding sequence TTGATCAAGAAAAAGCTAGAAGATCACTTTGGTGATGTGATTCAAAAGGCTCGCCAAGGGCTGGGGATAACTCCTGAAATGTTTTCCCGGGATTTGGGACTTACTACCGCCCAAACGGCAGCCGCTGAAGCAGGTCAATGGATACCGGAACCTAATATTATTGAAGCAATCGCCGCATATCTGAACCTTAATCCGAGTAATTTAAAACAGTTTGTGAAAGTAACAGCGCTTCCCGCTCCCGCTACTATCAATACAGAGGCTGTTACCTGTTACGTTCTTTATGGCGAACTTGGTGAAGCCAACTGCTATGTTGTTAAGTTAAAACAGCATAATGCCTGTATTATTATTGACCCGGGTGTTAAAGCAAGCCGCATCCTCCATTTAATCGATCAGATCGGGGTTAATCCGATGGGCATCCTTCTAACCCACAGCCACAAGGATCATGCCCACAGCCTGCAGGCTGTTCGCGAATATTTTAAGACTCCGGTCTTTCCGGAATCGATTACTGAAAATGAACTGCTAAGCAGTATTCCACCGCTGCAAATCTGGGATACTCCCGGCCATACCGATGACAGCCGATGCTACCTCCTGCCTGATATCATCTTTGTTGGTGATCTGCTGTTTGCCGGCTCAGTAGGCAGAGCATCTGAATCAAACTGGCAGAGTCACCTAAGTTCAGCGCGCCGCGTTCTCACTCTGCCCGAAGCAGCCACTATCTGTCCGGGTCATGGTCCAGTGACTACCGCAGCTGTGGAAAGTAAAATAAATCCATTTATGTGA
- the ablA gene encoding lysine 2,3-aminomutase, whose product MYTQQNDWQDWRWQFRNRLRTEADFAEIVELTDQEKAALENPSFPVAVTPYFASLIDKNNPNCPIRRQAIPLIQESIRSGLADPLSEDEMSPVENLVHRYPDRVLLIVTETCNMYCRHCTRRRRVGFKEAAISQTKLSRAVQYISDNPQIRDVLISGGDPLTLSDSSLENIIAAIRGIPHVEVVRIGTRVPAVNPYRITPELVNILRKYHPLWINVQFNHVREITPEAAEACALLADAGIPLGNQTVLLKGINDSVEAQKELVHKLLQIRVRPYYLYQCDLAEGIDHFRTPVSLGIEIMEKLHGHTSGFAIPTFVLDAPGGGGKIPILPQYLICQTPEKVVIRNYEGRIFTYPEPNQQRKEE is encoded by the coding sequence GTGTATACACAGCAAAATGATTGGCAGGACTGGCGGTGGCAGTTTCGCAATCGTTTGCGCACTGAAGCAGATTTCGCAGAAATAGTTGAACTGACTGACCAAGAAAAAGCAGCCTTGGAAAATCCCAGTTTTCCCGTAGCAGTCACCCCTTATTTTGCCAGTCTAATTGATAAAAACAATCCTAACTGTCCAATTAGGCGTCAGGCAATACCGCTGATTCAGGAATCCATTCGCAGCGGTCTTGCGGATCCTCTCTCCGAAGACGAAATGTCGCCTGTAGAGAATCTGGTTCACCGGTACCCCGACCGGGTACTGCTGATTGTAACCGAAACCTGCAACATGTACTGCCGACACTGCACGAGAAGACGCCGCGTTGGCTTTAAGGAAGCAGCAATCTCTCAAACCAAGCTGAGCAGAGCTGTCCAATATATCAGTGACAATCCCCAGATCCGCGATGTGCTGATCAGCGGCGGCGATCCCCTTACCTTAAGCGACAGTTCATTGGAGAACATTATTGCTGCCATTCGAGGGATCCCCCACGTGGAGGTCGTGCGCATCGGCACCAGAGTGCCTGCTGTCAATCCATACCGGATCACTCCGGAACTGGTGAATATACTGAGAAAGTATCACCCGCTCTGGATAAATGTCCAGTTTAATCATGTGCGAGAAATCACACCAGAAGCAGCTGAGGCCTGCGCCCTACTTGCAGATGCGGGCATTCCTCTCGGGAACCAAACTGTTCTGTTAAAGGGCATAAATGACTCTGTCGAGGCTCAAAAAGAGCTGGTTCATAAACTACTCCAGATTAGGGTTCGGCCTTACTATCTCTACCAGTGCGACTTAGCCGAAGGAATTGACCATTTCCGCACCCCGGTATCGCTTGGCATTGAGATCATGGAAAAACTCCATGGACATACATCAGGGTTTGCGATTCCAACGTTTGTGCTCGATGCCCCAGGTGGAGGAGGTAAGATTCCGATATTACCCCAATATCTTATCTGCCAGACTCCAGAGAAGGTAGTCATCCGCAACTATGAAGGCAGAATTTTTACCTACCCAGAACCAAATCAACAACGAAAAGAGGAATGA
- the lgt gene encoding prolipoprotein diacylglyceryl transferase: MDPIAFSIGGINIYWYGILVAAAFLIGYLLTLRHTRLYGLDEDAVQDLLFKLCIAVIVGARLGVIVTNLDYYLQNPIEMFTRAGLGSHGAIITTMLLGYYWTKKANLPYWTLADAIAPSITIGHIFVRLGNFINGELYGAPTNLPWAVEFPYSGGPVHPAQLYEMIASIIILPFALRWARKPKYPGYAFFRVMLVHSVVRLLIDFIRQHSPLIGPFVLTQILAIGFIILTLALIIRKEIQHK; encoded by the coding sequence ATGGATCCAATTGCTTTTTCAATCGGCGGTATCAACATTTATTGGTACGGCATCCTTGTTGCTGCAGCCTTTTTGATTGGATATCTGCTAACACTGCGCCATACAAGATTATACGGTCTAGATGAGGATGCTGTTCAAGATCTGCTCTTTAAGCTCTGCATTGCTGTGATCGTTGGAGCTAGATTAGGAGTTATCGTTACTAATCTTGACTATTACTTACAAAATCCAATAGAGATGTTCACTAGGGCTGGGCTTGGTTCTCACGGTGCAATTATTACCACCATGCTTCTGGGGTATTACTGGACAAAGAAAGCGAATCTGCCTTACTGGACTTTAGCTGATGCAATTGCACCCTCCATTACAATCGGCCATATTTTTGTCAGACTGGGCAATTTTATCAATGGGGAGCTGTACGGGGCTCCGACAAACCTTCCCTGGGCTGTGGAATTTCCTTACAGCGGCGGACCGGTCCATCCAGCTCAACTCTATGAAATGATTGCCTCTATTATTATACTGCCATTTGCCCTTAGATGGGCGCGGAAACCAAAATATCCAGGATACGCCTTTTTTCGGGTAATGCTGGTCCATTCAGTTGTACGCTTACTTATTGATTTTATCAGACAGCACAGTCCTTTAATTGGGCCTTTTGTACTCACCCAAATTCTAGCAATTGGATTTATCATCCTAACACTAGCCCTTATTATTCGCAAAGAGATTCAGCACAAATAG